Proteins from a single region of Planctomycetota bacterium:
- a CDS encoding MoxR family ATPase produces MTATTMPRLAADDRVAIDAVRLRLEVVLKGKPGVIRRVLECLLARGHLLLEDRPGLGKTTLAKALADALGGRFARLQCTPDLLPSDITGFSIYSQKTQEFEFRPGPVFAEILLADEINRATPRTQSALLEAMAERQVTVDTRRFPLAEAFFVIATQNPHEQHGTYPLPEAQLDRFAMKLEIGYPAADDEVAMLAAAIEHPDRPHTTPPAALLAPGQLDRIQATVAAVPVATDVQRYLAELARRSRSHPGVSLGVSPRGLLTWQRVAQARAWLEGRGFVSPDDVQQVAEPVLSVRLGIEVGEAGAVTDELLGSVAVP; encoded by the coding sequence ATGACCGCGACGACGATGCCCCGTCTGGCCGCCGACGACCGGGTGGCGATCGATGCCGTCCGCCTGCGCCTCGAGGTGGTGCTCAAGGGCAAGCCCGGTGTCATCCGCCGCGTCCTCGAATGCCTGCTGGCGCGCGGCCACCTGCTCCTCGAGGACCGTCCCGGCCTCGGCAAGACGACGCTCGCCAAGGCACTCGCCGATGCCCTCGGCGGCCGTTTCGCACGGCTGCAGTGCACCCCCGATCTCCTCCCCAGCGACATCACCGGGTTTTCGATCTACAGCCAGAAGACGCAGGAGTTCGAGTTCCGCCCCGGTCCGGTGTTCGCCGAGATCCTGCTCGCCGACGAGATCAACCGGGCCACGCCGCGGACGCAAAGCGCGCTGCTCGAGGCGATGGCGGAGCGGCAGGTGACCGTCGACACACGGCGGTTTCCGCTGGCCGAGGCGTTTTTCGTGATCGCCACGCAAAACCCACACGAACAGCATGGCACCTACCCGCTCCCCGAGGCGCAGCTCGACCGGTTCGCGATGAAGCTCGAGATCGGCTACCCCGCCGCCGACGACGAGGTGGCGATGCTTGCCGCCGCGATCGAACACCCCGACCGACCACACACCACCCCCCCCGCGGCCCTGCTCGCCCCCGGTCAGCTCGACCGCATCCAGGCCACCGTCGCGGCGGTCCCGGTGGCGACCGACGTACAGCGCTATCTCGCCGAACTCGCGCGCCGGTCGCGGAGCCATCCCGGGGTGAGTCTCGGGGTGAGCCCCCGCGGACTCCTCACATGGCAGCGCGTCGCCCAGGCACGGGCCTGGCTCGAAGGACGCGGATTCGTCAGCCCTGACGACGTCCAGCAGGTCGCGGAGCCGGTGCTGTCGGTCCGGCTGGGCATCGAGGTCGGCGAGGCCGGGGCCGTGACCGACGAATTGCTCGGCAGCGTGGCCGTGCCCTGA